In Roseomonas fluvialis, one genomic interval encodes:
- a CDS encoding M20/M25/M40 family metallo-hydrolase, translating into MGELDAVLARIDAEAPAALDRLFHLLRIRSISADPAYAAECQACADWHAADLASIGFEAQARSTAGHPIVVGHHRAGAGPSALFYGHYDVQPVDPLDLWEHDPFEPRIETRADGTKVIRARGAADDKGQLMTFVEACRAWKAVTGSLPIPVTILLEGEEESGGANLPGFLAANADELRADIGLICDTNMWDARTPAITTMLRGLVGEEFIVTAADRDLHSGFYGMAAANPNAIVARILADLRDSEGRVTLPSFYDGVPELDPALRAQWEALPFDPAAFLGTVGLSVPAGEKGRSVLEMTWSRPTCEVNGMGGGYQGEGFKTVIPSKSSAKVSFRLVFDQDPHKVREAFRAFVRARVPADCKVEFLDHGAGRAIRFPIDAPAFRQARQALSDEWGREAFFIGGGGSIPVTHMLKTSLGMDVILAGFGLEDDRIHSPNEKYDLDCFLKGTRSWARVLHALAS; encoded by the coding sequence ATGGGCGAACTCGATGCCGTCCTCGCACGGATCGATGCGGAGGCGCCTGCCGCGCTCGACCGCCTGTTCCACCTGCTGCGCATCCGCTCGATTTCCGCCGACCCGGCCTATGCCGCGGAATGCCAGGCCTGCGCGGACTGGCACGCAGCGGACCTCGCCTCCATCGGCTTCGAGGCGCAGGCGCGCTCGACCGCCGGGCATCCGATCGTGGTCGGGCATCACCGCGCCGGCGCCGGCCCCTCCGCGCTGTTCTACGGCCACTACGACGTGCAGCCGGTCGACCCGCTGGACTTGTGGGAGCACGACCCCTTCGAACCGCGCATCGAGACGCGCGCCGATGGCACCAAGGTGATCCGCGCGCGCGGCGCGGCCGACGACAAGGGCCAGCTGATGACCTTCGTCGAGGCCTGCCGCGCCTGGAAGGCGGTGACCGGCAGCCTGCCCATCCCGGTCACCATCCTGCTCGAGGGCGAGGAGGAATCGGGCGGCGCCAACCTCCCCGGCTTCCTCGCGGCGAACGCCGATGAACTCCGCGCCGATATCGGCCTGATCTGCGACACCAACATGTGGGATGCGCGCACGCCCGCCATTACCACCATGCTGCGCGGCCTGGTGGGCGAGGAATTCATCGTCACCGCCGCCGACCGCGACCTGCATTCTGGATTCTACGGCATGGCGGCGGCGAACCCGAACGCGATCGTCGCGCGCATCCTGGCGGACCTGCGCGATTCGGAGGGGCGCGTAACCCTGCCCAGCTTCTACGACGGCGTTCCCGAACTCGACCCCGCCCTGCGCGCGCAGTGGGAGGCCCTGCCCTTCGACCCCGCGGCCTTCCTCGGCACGGTCGGCCTGTCGGTCCCCGCCGGCGAGAAGGGCCGCAGCGTGCTGGAAATGACCTGGTCCCGCCCGACCTGCGAGGTGAACGGCATGGGCGGCGGCTACCAGGGGGAAGGCTTCAAGACCGTGATCCCCTCCAAGTCCTCCGCGAAGGTGTCGTTCCGCCTGGTCTTCGACCAGGATCCACACAAGGTGCGCGAGGCCTTCCGCGCCTTCGTGCGTGCCCGCGTGCCGGCGGACTGCAAGGTGGAGTTTCTCGACCACGGCGCCGGCCGCGCCATCCGCTTCCCGATCGACGCCCCGGCCTTCCGGCAGGCGCGCCAGGCGCTGAGCGACGAATGGGGTCGCGAGGCCTTCTTCATCGGCGGCGGCGGATCCATTCCCGTCACGCACATGCTCAAGACTTCGCTCGGCATGGACGTGATCCTGGCGGGCTTCGGGCTCGAGGACGACCGCATCCACAGCCCGAACGAGAAATACGACCTGGACTGCTTCCTCAAGGGCACACGCTCCTGGGCGCGCGTCCTGCACGCACTGGCATCCTGA
- a CDS encoding porin has translation MSARVGSLLLAGALGLAAAPVAAQAQGGDAAMIAELRRQLEEMRRRVEQLEARSAAQPPARAAVTPAPARQVARPTPRQPAAAEAQAAAAEARAAAAEARAAQAALAVAPSPFAPNVAGLQPPEPMGDQTATGDALRSDLPGIAFRVPGTDTQVRLYGFAKLTGYYDFGGRNQTDAPPPQTIPLAGSLADQQGGDFGMTARFSRFGFDTRTLTAWGTLETRLEGDFGGGSPTSNNAVFRLRQAWAELSDERLRVLVGQANSLWNEGVFETLIDATNLNQSFIRQAQLRVTGRLADGVTGMISLEAPETSYTSAAGAFTPGSSLDGGASPAFNSVPDLLARVSWRHDGAEVMGRALLRQLELRTDGTAAAGVAPVSDTALAWGVSGLVRLPMRWLSEAFGPDEIVGMAFYGEGIGRYFAGQNSGQDALTNLGLPGVLQAGLDPIPTYGATIAYRRFWTDQLRSNFTYAYARSDFPSYAMGFTPGSAAATSLNREYQQVFANLIWSPFGSVRNGVFSSGWLDLGVEYLFTRRDLFGGAQAGGPAGFGHGIANRVLFAAVARF, from the coding sequence ATGAGCGCCCGGGTCGGGTCGCTGCTGCTGGCGGGGGCGCTCGGCCTCGCCGCCGCACCGGTTGCGGCGCAGGCACAGGGCGGCGATGCCGCGATGATCGCCGAATTGCGCCGGCAGCTCGAGGAAATGCGCCGGCGCGTCGAACAGCTCGAGGCCCGGTCCGCCGCGCAGCCGCCCGCGCGCGCAGCAGTGACGCCGGCACCGGCCCGGCAGGTCGCCCGCCCGACCCCGCGCCAACCCGCCGCCGCCGAAGCGCAGGCTGCAGCCGCCGAAGCCCGCGCCGCCGCCGCCGAGGCGCGCGCCGCCCAGGCCGCGCTCGCTGTCGCCCCGTCGCCCTTCGCGCCCAACGTCGCCGGTCTGCAGCCCCCCGAACCGATGGGCGACCAAACCGCGACTGGCGACGCGCTGCGCTCGGACCTGCCCGGCATCGCGTTCCGCGTGCCAGGCACCGACACGCAGGTGCGGCTCTACGGCTTCGCGAAACTGACCGGCTACTACGATTTCGGCGGGCGCAACCAGACCGACGCGCCGCCGCCGCAGACCATCCCGCTGGCAGGCAGCTTGGCCGACCAGCAGGGCGGCGATTTCGGCATGACGGCGCGCTTCAGCCGCTTCGGCTTCGACACCCGCACGCTGACCGCCTGGGGCACCCTCGAGACGCGGCTGGAGGGCGATTTCGGCGGCGGTTCGCCGACCTCGAACAATGCGGTGTTTCGGCTGCGCCAGGCCTGGGCGGAACTCAGCGACGAACGGCTGCGCGTGCTGGTTGGCCAAGCGAACAGCCTGTGGAACGAGGGCGTCTTCGAAACCCTGATCGACGCCACCAACCTGAACCAGTCCTTCATCCGCCAGGCGCAGCTGCGCGTGACCGGGCGGCTGGCCGATGGCGTGACGGGCATGATCTCGCTCGAGGCGCCCGAGACCTCCTACACCTCGGCCGCCGGCGCCTTCACGCCGGGCAGCAGCCTCGATGGCGGCGCCAGCCCTGCCTTCAATTCGGTGCCCGACCTGCTGGCGCGCGTCTCCTGGCGGCATGACGGCGCCGAGGTGATGGGCCGCGCGCTTCTGCGCCAGTTGGAACTGCGCACCGACGGCACCGCGGCAGCAGGCGTGGCACCGGTCTCGGACACCGCGCTGGCGTGGGGTGTATCGGGGCTGGTGCGGCTGCCGATGCGCTGGCTGTCGGAGGCTTTCGGGCCTGACGAGATCGTCGGCATGGCCTTCTATGGCGAGGGGATCGGGCGCTACTTCGCTGGCCAGAATTCGGGGCAGGACGCACTGACCAACCTCGGCCTGCCTGGCGTGCTGCAGGCGGGGCTCGACCCGATCCCAACCTATGGCGCGACGATCGCCTACCGGCGGTTCTGGACCGACCAGCTGCGCAGCAACTTCACCTACGCTTACGCGCGGAGCGACTTCCCGAGCTATGCCATGGGCTTCACGCCGGGATCGGCGGCGGCCACCTCGCTCAACCGCGAATACCAGCAGGTGTTTGCCAACCTGATCTGGAGCCCCTTCGGCAGCGTGCGCAACGGGGTGTTCAGCAGCGGCTGGCTCGACCTCGGGGTCGAATACCTGTTCACCCGGCGCGACCTGTTCGGCGGCGCGCAGGCGGGCGGGCCGGCGGGGTTCGGGCACGGCATCGCCAACCGGGTGCTGTTCGCCGCCGTGGCGCGGTTCTGA